A single window of Ananas comosus cultivar F153 linkage group 17, ASM154086v1, whole genome shotgun sequence DNA harbors:
- the LOC109723488 gene encoding probable carboxylesterase 18, which translates to MAEKPPTPKRRQKTPSPPMSWKLRLSLSVLSAVTDASRRPDGTLNRRLLSFLDIRAAANPKPVRGVRSVDLTVDPSRKLWIRVFSPASAAAAGDRQIPVIIFFHGGGFAYLSAASRYYDLVCRRICRRIPAIVASVNYRLSPEHRFPAQYDDGFDVLRFIDSGGLGSGAVPDGVAPDLSSCFLAGDSAGGNIAHHVARRYSAAIGSWHRLRLAGLVAIQPFFGGEERTESEIRLAGAPLVSMDRTDWLWKAFLPEGADRNHEAAHVCTAEAAAELGEGFPPTMVVIGGFDPLQDWQRRYYEALKGSGREVRLVEYPNAIHAFYVFPEFEDSGKLLEEIKGFVEAHRAKGKQEEDANGGAS; encoded by the coding sequence ATGGCGGAGAAGCCCCCGACGCCCAAACGCCGTCAAAAGACGCCGTCACCCCCGATGTCGTGGAAACtccgcctctccctctccgtaCTCTCCGCCGTCACGGACGCCTCTCGCCGGCCCGACGGCACCCTCAACCGCcgcctcctctccttcctcgaCATCCGCGCCGCcgcaaaccctaaacccgtCCGTGGCGTCCGGTCCGTCGATCTCACCGTCGATCCCTCCCGCAAGCTCTGGATCCGCGTCTTCTCCCCcgcatccgccgccgccgccggcgatcGGCAGATTCCGGTCATCATCTTCTTCCACGGCGGCGGATTCGCCTACCTCTCCGCGGCCTCGCGCTACTACGACCTCGTCTGCCGCCGGATCTGCCGCCGTATCCCCGCGATCGTCGCCTCCGTCAACTACCGCCTCTCGCCGGAGCACCGCTTCCCCGCGCAGTACGACGACGGCTTTGACGTCCTCCGCTTCATCGACTCCGGCGGGCTCGGCTCCGGCGCCGTCCCGGACGGGGTCGCCCCCGACCTCTCCAGCTGCTTCCTCGCCGGCGACAGCGCCGGCGGGAACATCGCCCACCACGTCGCCCGCCGCTACTCCGCCGCAATCGGATCCTGGCATCGGCTCCGCCTCGCCGGGCTCGTGGCGATCCAGCCCTTCTTCGGCGGGGAGGAGCGCACGGAGTCGGAGATCCGCCTCGCGGGGGCGCCGCTCGTGTCTATGGACCGCACGGATTGGCTGTGGAAGGCGTTCCTCCCCGAGGGGGCCGATCGGAACCACGAGGCCGCTCACGTGTgcacggcggaggcggcggcggagctcggCGAGGGGTTCCCGCCGACGATGGTGGTGATCGGAGGGTTCGATCCGCTCCAAGATTGGCAACGTCGCTACTACGAGGCGCTCAAGGGGAGCGGGAGGGAGGTGCGGTTGGTGGAGTACCCCAACGCGATCCACGCCTTCTACGTGTTCCCGGAGTTCGAGGATTCCGGGAAGCTTCTAGAAGAGATCAAGGGTTTCGTCGAGGCGCATAGAGCGAAGGGGAAACAGGAGGAAGACGCTAACGGTGGTGCCAGCTAG